From the Chloroflexus aurantiacus J-10-fl genome, one window contains:
- a CDS encoding NfeD family protein — protein sequence MTWIYRLMLVGLLWMLLATGVAAQSVQPIYFVEYDGVLSSYAAGYLRRALREAEAANAQALIVQLTPRGAVMQEARTLAGEIAEAKVPVVVFISPAGHDAGAAGTWLLAAAHVAAMAPESQFGIAAPLFVPAMGVSETTQELLLNEQLQQFEEWGAARQRDVSWADVALRSGFIATAAQAIEGSPPIIDIVARDVDELLLRLEGRVITLADGSQVTLATLGGRPRVVEVNLIEAVLLVLANPTVVFILLIMAGLAFYAEFLSPTVGILAGLGVILLAGAIVGMIALPVQWLSVLGILIAFGLVAADLFVPSHGTLTVIGVGIMIASSLTLFDQVQAPGVTVALWAVILVAVLIAIFAISGVWLALRSRNRPVTTGQEGLIGRLAEVRKRLDPEGMVFVEGALWRAVCENGTAEEGEFVRVTGIYALRLTVRRIDTGESSPPQL from the coding sequence GTGACCTGGATATACCGGTTAATGCTCGTTGGGCTGCTATGGATGCTGTTGGCAACCGGTGTGGCAGCTCAATCGGTACAACCGATTTATTTCGTCGAGTACGATGGCGTGCTGAGTAGCTATGCTGCCGGGTATCTTCGCCGTGCGCTGCGTGAGGCGGAGGCGGCGAATGCCCAGGCGCTGATTGTCCAGCTTACGCCACGTGGTGCGGTTATGCAAGAGGCACGCACGCTGGCGGGAGAGATTGCCGAAGCGAAGGTGCCGGTTGTTGTGTTTATCAGTCCAGCCGGTCACGATGCCGGTGCTGCCGGAACGTGGTTACTGGCGGCGGCGCATGTTGCGGCAATGGCTCCAGAGAGCCAGTTTGGGATTGCGGCACCGTTGTTCGTCCCTGCAATGGGGGTGAGCGAAACGACCCAGGAACTTTTGCTTAACGAGCAATTACAGCAGTTTGAAGAATGGGGTGCAGCCCGTCAACGGGATGTGAGTTGGGCTGATGTTGCCTTACGCAGTGGATTTATTGCAACCGCAGCGCAGGCTATCGAGGGTTCACCGCCGATCATCGACATTGTTGCGCGTGATGTAGACGAGCTTCTGCTGCGGCTGGAAGGACGTGTCATTACCCTCGCTGATGGCTCTCAGGTCACACTGGCAACGCTTGGGGGACGGCCACGGGTCGTTGAAGTGAATCTTATCGAGGCAGTTTTGCTGGTTCTGGCCAACCCGACCGTTGTCTTTATCCTGTTGATTATGGCCGGGCTGGCTTTTTATGCAGAGTTTCTCAGTCCAACTGTTGGTATTCTGGCCGGTTTAGGTGTGATCTTGCTGGCCGGCGCGATTGTGGGCATGATTGCCTTGCCGGTGCAGTGGCTCAGTGTGTTGGGTATTCTTATCGCCTTTGGTCTGGTAGCGGCGGATCTCTTTGTGCCATCGCATGGTACGTTGACAGTCATTGGGGTGGGCATTATGATCGCCAGCTCATTAACGCTCTTCGATCAAGTACAGGCACCTGGGGTTACGGTAGCCTTGTGGGCGGTCATTCTGGTGGCAGTGTTGATTGCAATCTTTGCGATTAGTGGGGTCTGGCTGGCGTTACGTTCCCGGAACCGTCCGGTCACGACCGGTCAAGAGGGTCTGATCGGTCGGTTAGCTGAGGTGCGCAAACGGCTCGATCCAGAGGGTATGGTCTTCGTGGAAGGTGCGCTCTGGCGGGCGGTATGCGAAAATGGAACTGCTGAGGAAGGTGAATTTGTGCGCGTCACCGGTATCTATGCTCTGCGGTTGACGGTGCGGCGGATTGATACCGGCGAATCTTCGCCGCCACAATTGTGA
- a CDS encoding slipin family protein, which translates to MGSATFFVLACLAVLAFIALMILLSAIKIVPEYERGVIFRLGRLMGPRGPGIFFVIPVFERMVRVDMRVITMDVPVQEVITLDNVTIKVNAVLYFQVINPNWAVTKVMDYIRATMQIAQTTLRSVVGQVELDELLAQREKINQKLQQIIDEQTEPWGIKVTIVEVKDVELPQNMQRAMARQAEAEREKRAKLIHADGELQASRTLAEAARVLASEPTTLQLRYLQTLTEIATEKNSTIIFPLPIDMLKTFLASNNGATSDERRIVRSEEA; encoded by the coding sequence ATGGGAAGTGCAACGTTCTTTGTACTGGCCTGTCTGGCGGTACTTGCCTTTATTGCCCTGATGATTCTGTTGTCGGCAATCAAAATTGTGCCTGAATATGAGCGTGGGGTGATCTTCCGTCTGGGTCGGTTGATGGGGCCGCGAGGGCCGGGTATCTTCTTTGTGATTCCGGTGTTCGAGCGGATGGTACGGGTAGATATGCGGGTGATCACGATGGACGTGCCGGTTCAGGAGGTGATTACACTTGACAACGTCACGATTAAGGTGAATGCGGTGCTCTATTTCCAGGTGATCAATCCGAACTGGGCAGTGACAAAGGTGATGGACTATATCCGGGCGACAATGCAAATCGCGCAGACGACGCTCCGCAGTGTTGTTGGTCAGGTCGAGCTTGACGAATTGCTGGCGCAACGCGAGAAGATTAATCAGAAGTTGCAGCAGATTATTGACGAGCAGACCGAGCCGTGGGGGATTAAGGTGACGATTGTGGAGGTGAAGGACGTGGAGCTGCCGCAGAACATGCAGCGGGCGATGGCGCGTCAGGCCGAAGCCGAGCGTGAGAAGCGGGCCAAGCTGATCCACGCCGATGGTGAGTTGCAGGCGTCGCGTACACTTGCGGAGGCAGCGCGAGTGCTGGCCAGTGAACCGACGACGTTGCAGTTGCGCTATTTGCAGACGTTGACCGAGATCGCTACCGAGAAGAACAGTACGATTATCTTCCCGCTGCCGATTGATATGCTCAAGACCTTCCTGGCGTCAAACAACGGGGCTACCAGTGATGAGCGGCGGATTGTCCGGAGTGAAGAGGCATAA
- a CDS encoding DMT family transporter, giving the protein MQRLDEAQRPLDVAMVVIAALSWGTIGVAVGWLYRLTETNSLSIGFLRLLLSAPVLLITARLLAGQQAFRIQPRHRWTLGLIGGAFAGYQVAYFAAIPYLGVAAAVLINICSAPIFTALLARAFLGERLRPATWLAIGGAVVGAGLLVGGAPQVESTVDLLIGTALALTAGFSYSLVVLGARLIAADYHPVVPVALSFTLGAILLLPAALSTGLVVDYPVQGWLVLIYLSIVPTAIAYALYVRGMRSVRATTAATITLLEPLGSALLAILLLGERFTATGIVGAILLIASIAIIARK; this is encoded by the coding sequence ATGCAACGCCTCGATGAAGCACAACGTCCGCTCGATGTAGCAATGGTCGTGATCGCTGCACTTAGCTGGGGAACTATTGGGGTCGCGGTTGGCTGGCTCTACCGCTTAACGGAAACCAATTCCCTCTCAATTGGCTTTTTACGATTGCTCCTCTCGGCACCAGTGCTCCTGATAACCGCCCGCCTCCTGGCCGGACAACAGGCATTCCGCATTCAACCGCGCCATCGCTGGACACTGGGGTTGATCGGTGGTGCCTTTGCCGGCTATCAGGTCGCCTATTTTGCCGCCATTCCCTACCTCGGCGTGGCAGCGGCTGTGCTGATTAACATCTGTAGCGCGCCGATCTTTACCGCGCTCCTGGCGCGTGCGTTCCTCGGCGAGCGACTACGACCTGCGACCTGGCTGGCAATTGGCGGTGCCGTAGTCGGTGCCGGTCTCCTGGTTGGTGGTGCGCCCCAGGTGGAATCCACTGTCGATCTGCTGATCGGGACGGCGCTGGCCCTCACTGCCGGCTTCTCGTACAGTCTAGTCGTGCTTGGCGCACGCCTGATTGCCGCCGATTACCATCCAGTTGTGCCGGTTGCCCTATCCTTCACGCTGGGTGCCATCCTGCTGCTGCCGGCAGCACTCTCCACCGGCCTGGTGGTTGATTATCCCGTGCAGGGCTGGCTGGTGCTGATCTACCTCAGCATCGTACCTACGGCCATCGCGTATGCACTGTACGTGCGCGGCATGCGCAGTGTGCGCGCGACCACTGCGGCCACCATTACGCTCCTCGAACCACTTGGCTCGGCGCTGCTGGCGATTCTCCTCCTCGGCGAACGCTTTACCGCTACCGGCATTGTCGGAGCCATCCTTCTCATTGCCAGCATCGCCATCATTGCGCGCAAATAG
- the rpoD gene encoding RNA polymerase sigma factor RpoD yields the protein MIEQLLAAARVRGYITHADILATFPNPEHDIAEIDQLYAMLQAEGIKVIESSDELDGPTDFEPDPDADLIADLPDLGDIAFDDPVRMYLQEIGQVPLLTAEQEVELAKAMEAGAAARQRLDREEYTSARERFELERAVQQGQDARHHLIQANLRLVVSIAKKYTSYGLTMMDLVQEGNIGLMRAVEKFDYKKGHKFSTYATWWIRQAITRAIADQSRTIRLPVHMGEAISQVKRTSHRLQQTMQREPTPEEIADAMGISAGKVRRTLEASMHPLSLEMPVGQEGEGRMGDFIEDDRISTPAEAAAASLLREQLEEVLMKLPERERKIIQLRYGLKDGRYRTLEEVGIEFGITRERIRQIEAVALRKLRHPHLGKKLRGYLD from the coding sequence ATGATCGAGCAATTGCTCGCCGCAGCTCGTGTGCGTGGCTACATCACCCACGCCGACATTCTTGCTACTTTTCCAAACCCAGAGCACGACATTGCTGAGATCGATCAGCTTTATGCGATGCTGCAAGCTGAAGGGATCAAAGTAATCGAGTCAAGTGATGAACTCGATGGCCCGACCGATTTTGAACCTGATCCAGATGCTGATCTCATTGCTGATTTGCCTGATTTGGGCGATATTGCATTTGATGACCCGGTTCGCATGTACTTGCAAGAGATCGGGCAGGTACCGTTGCTGACTGCCGAACAAGAGGTTGAACTGGCAAAAGCAATGGAAGCAGGTGCTGCTGCTCGCCAGCGCCTTGATCGCGAAGAATACACCTCGGCCCGCGAGCGGTTCGAGCTTGAACGGGCAGTCCAGCAGGGACAGGATGCCCGCCATCATCTCATTCAGGCTAATCTGCGCCTGGTCGTCAGTATTGCCAAGAAGTACACGTCCTACGGCCTGACGATGATGGATCTCGTCCAAGAGGGAAATATTGGCCTGATGCGGGCAGTTGAGAAATTTGATTACAAAAAGGGGCATAAGTTTAGCACTTACGCAACGTGGTGGATCCGTCAGGCGATTACTCGTGCGATTGCCGATCAGAGCCGCACGATCCGTCTCCCCGTCCATATGGGTGAGGCAATTAGTCAGGTGAAGCGCACGTCTCATCGCCTCCAGCAGACGATGCAGCGTGAGCCAACGCCGGAAGAGATCGCCGATGCAATGGGTATCTCTGCTGGTAAAGTACGGCGCACGCTTGAGGCGAGCATGCATCCCCTTTCCCTGGAGATGCCGGTCGGGCAAGAGGGTGAAGGACGGATGGGCGATTTTATTGAGGATGATCGTATTTCCACTCCCGCCGAAGCGGCTGCTGCCTCGTTGCTGCGCGAGCAGCTCGAAGAGGTTTTGATGAAGCTGCCCGAACGCGAGCGGAAGATCATTCAATTGCGCTACGGTCTCAAAGACGGTCGTTACCGCACGCTCGAAGAGGTCGGTATCGAGTTTGGGATTACCCGCGAGCGCATTCGCCAGATTGAAGCAGTTGCCCTTCGCAAGCTCCGCCATCCCCATCTCGGTAAGAAGCTCCGCGGCTATCTGGATTAA
- a CDS encoding 3'-5' exonuclease → MTGIELQQPITDVPLIFFDVETTGLEIQAGHRICEVAMLRWEHGQEVGRINTLINPERELDPQAAQINGLQPAELNNAPLFTDIAPQVVQLSQNAVRIAHNLPFDESFLNMELCRAGYPPFTGPALDTLELARRLGIRRGSLSLAALATTFGLPAPTHRAMDDVLTLRALFDHFVNEMISFGIITLGDVLRFARGLRPNDPEPEAPPPLAAALATGSTLRIMYTSNSNPHPLERRIRPIELVVEPNGISVRAFCYLRNDIRNFLLSRISAYLPDTQPE, encoded by the coding sequence ATGACAGGCATTGAACTACAACAACCCATTACCGACGTGCCGCTCATCTTCTTCGATGTTGAGACGACCGGGCTTGAGATTCAGGCCGGTCATCGCATCTGCGAAGTGGCCATGCTCCGCTGGGAGCATGGCCAGGAGGTGGGCAGGATTAATACGTTAATTAATCCCGAACGCGAACTCGATCCGCAGGCAGCCCAAATTAACGGTCTTCAGCCGGCAGAACTGAACAATGCGCCTTTATTTACCGACATTGCGCCACAGGTTGTTCAACTCAGTCAGAATGCGGTGCGTATCGCCCACAACCTTCCCTTCGACGAGTCCTTTTTGAATATGGAACTGTGTCGGGCCGGTTATCCACCCTTTACCGGCCCGGCGCTCGACACCCTCGAACTGGCCCGACGCCTCGGTATCCGTCGCGGTTCACTGAGCCTGGCGGCACTGGCCACGACGTTCGGCCTGCCGGCACCCACCCATCGGGCAATGGATGACGTGTTGACCCTACGCGCACTCTTTGATCATTTCGTCAATGAAATGATTAGCTTCGGTATCATAACCCTGGGTGATGTTCTCCGTTTTGCGCGTGGTCTGCGCCCCAATGACCCTGAACCGGAAGCCCCGCCGCCACTGGCTGCTGCACTGGCTACCGGTTCTACCCTGCGTATTATGTATACTTCTAATAGCAATCCCCACCCCCTCGAACGCCGCATTCGTCCGATTGAGCTGGTTGTCGAGCCTAACGGTATCAGTGTGCGCGCCTTCTGCTACCTGCGTAACGATATTCGCAATTTTCTCCTCTCACGCATTAGCGCGTATTTGCCCGACACGCAGCCAGAGTGA
- a CDS encoding SH3 domain-containing protein, whose translation MQTTLNQMPTPLAIGLIILGLIVILLVVILIRRRRSAQQSAPELELPPATPIDYTAVPLEEPQSWQDRLRNLSLAAKILFVLIPVLLCLGIGILVLSLNNDQTAGPPPTPTPSPVPVTITIEDAAIVRADPLTIGVRVRSTGLPDDSELQVELRADGQPLSWIDPAQTIRIRRDRGDLRTEKLPDGDPTPRGRRYTVVVSTPDGSVSAEAELEVLANFESAFYGETGGVAEAPSPTVSPTATQPPAAQTTPTPPPSPTATPTPTLPTGQPVAVTNGGNVRSLPYTGIDNVIGGINAGEQVQILARTPNAQWYYVRTVRDEIGWVSVTLIAVTDLIAAETPVANVVTVFVSGPLYLAADPASAQIDRVEVNEVVELFERTADGTWYRVRNVRDREGWVQASLLGIPDDVAAQVPVTQ comes from the coding sequence ATGCAAACAACGCTCAATCAGATGCCAACACCACTAGCCATCGGGCTTATCATTCTTGGACTTATCGTTATTCTGCTGGTCGTCATCCTGATTCGTCGCCGTCGTTCTGCTCAGCAATCGGCACCTGAACTGGAACTTCCTCCGGCAACGCCGATTGATTACACGGCGGTACCGCTGGAAGAACCACAAAGCTGGCAAGATCGACTGCGTAATCTCTCCCTGGCAGCCAAAATCCTCTTTGTGCTGATCCCGGTATTGCTGTGTCTGGGAATTGGGATACTGGTATTGAGCTTAAATAACGATCAGACTGCCGGCCCACCACCAACACCCACACCTTCACCGGTACCGGTCACCATTACGATAGAAGATGCAGCCATTGTCCGTGCCGATCCGCTGACCATCGGGGTGCGAGTGCGTAGTACCGGTCTGCCTGATGACAGTGAGTTGCAAGTTGAACTACGCGCCGACGGACAACCACTGAGCTGGATCGATCCTGCTCAGACCATTCGTATTCGCCGCGACCGGGGTGATTTGCGCACCGAAAAACTCCCTGATGGCGATCCAACACCGCGTGGACGACGCTATACCGTCGTCGTCAGCACACCAGACGGTAGCGTAAGCGCTGAAGCCGAGCTGGAGGTGCTGGCAAACTTCGAGTCCGCCTTCTATGGGGAAACAGGTGGCGTGGCAGAGGCACCTTCACCTACCGTATCACCAACGGCCACTCAGCCTCCGGCAGCGCAGACAACCCCAACTCCACCGCCGTCGCCAACGGCAACCCCAACCCCAACGTTGCCTACCGGTCAACCGGTCGCCGTCACCAATGGTGGGAATGTGCGCAGTTTGCCGTACACGGGTATTGACAACGTGATCGGCGGGATCAACGCCGGTGAACAGGTCCAAATCCTGGCCCGTACTCCCAATGCCCAATGGTATTATGTACGCACTGTTCGCGATGAAATAGGTTGGGTCAGCGTAACCCTCATTGCCGTCACCGACCTGATCGCTGCCGAAACACCGGTAGCCAATGTCGTGACGGTCTTTGTCAGCGGTCCGCTCTACCTGGCTGCCGATCCGGCCAGTGCGCAAATTGATCGGGTTGAGGTCAATGAGGTGGTCGAGTTGTTTGAGCGCACCGCCGACGGCACCTGGTATCGAGTACGCAATGTTCGTGACCGTGAGGGTTGGGTACAGGCAAGCCTGCTAGGCATTCCCGACGATGTTGCAGCGCAGGTGCCGGTGACACAATGA
- a CDS encoding sigma-54-dependent Fis family transcriptional regulator: MATPSIPPIQRSWARCQARGLDPTCAPQTGMINLSGWSHLQALVRSSIEDLYQLSDHPGFVVVICDDQGTIIDMAGDSAIMAQAQQYGIGYGITLAEEYAGTNAVDLALREALPCQTAGDDHYCQWLQSFALAAAPIFSPDGRALGALAILSLAEERHPYALGMVIAAAQAFHSQLRAERLLNEANDQLTELYATLDTINEGLIFVGPNGEIRRLSRRVASILGINVRSAAGRPLTSVISPPPAIAAALQQLSTLEEQEVIWQTPTGAQAVICGVRPVWDRSRRYLGSVITLRPTESVRQLVQQVVGARAAFTFRDIVGQSESMRQAMRQARLAAAGRGAILLRGEAGVGKEIFAQAIHNASSRAGGPFIRVSCAAIPRQLIDSELFGVEGTDRQPGRPGKLELAHGGVLYLEAIDALSFDQQTSLLRVIEMGRVIRTGGARPIPVDVRVITTGHGLEQLVEEGRFRADLYARLSAFVVDIPPLRQRGDDIILLANHMIRRLSEQFGRQVALDPDALAALRTYPWPGNVRELEVVLEQMVQTNAKSVLTVSDLPPAIARHTTPLLISDSPRLAETQELSERDAILRAGRAAGGRLGRAAALLGISRATLWRKMTRYRISREDMVP, translated from the coding sequence ATGGCGACACCATCCATCCCACCGATTCAGCGTTCGTGGGCACGTTGTCAGGCACGTGGGCTAGACCCGACGTGTGCACCGCAAACCGGGATGATTAATCTGAGTGGGTGGAGCCATCTGCAAGCCCTGGTTCGTTCGTCAATAGAAGATTTGTATCAACTTAGTGACCATCCCGGTTTTGTGGTGGTCATTTGTGATGATCAGGGAACGATCATCGATATGGCCGGGGATAGCGCCATTATGGCGCAGGCGCAGCAGTATGGGATTGGATATGGGATCACGCTGGCCGAGGAGTATGCCGGTACTAATGCAGTTGATCTGGCTTTGCGCGAAGCTCTGCCCTGTCAGACCGCCGGTGATGACCACTACTGTCAGTGGTTACAATCGTTTGCGCTGGCTGCGGCACCGATTTTTAGCCCTGATGGTCGGGCATTAGGTGCGCTAGCCATCCTCAGCCTGGCCGAAGAGCGGCATCCGTATGCGCTTGGAATGGTTATCGCGGCAGCGCAGGCATTTCATAGTCAATTACGTGCTGAACGGTTACTGAACGAAGCGAACGATCAGCTTACCGAACTCTACGCGACGCTTGATACGATCAACGAAGGGTTGATCTTTGTTGGCCCTAACGGGGAAATCCGGCGCTTGAGTCGGCGTGTCGCCAGCATTCTGGGTATCAATGTCCGCTCGGCTGCCGGGCGCCCGCTGACCAGTGTGATTTCACCGCCACCTGCAATTGCCGCTGCGCTCCAGCAACTCAGTACGCTCGAAGAGCAAGAGGTGATCTGGCAAACACCGACCGGAGCACAGGCGGTTATCTGTGGGGTGCGCCCGGTGTGGGATCGCAGCCGTCGCTACCTGGGCAGTGTGATCACGCTGCGACCAACTGAAAGTGTGCGTCAACTCGTCCAACAAGTGGTCGGGGCACGGGCGGCATTTACGTTTCGTGATATTGTTGGTCAGAGTGAGAGTATGCGGCAGGCAATGCGCCAGGCGCGGCTGGCGGCTGCCGGTCGGGGGGCAATTTTGTTGCGAGGTGAAGCCGGTGTCGGCAAGGAGATTTTTGCCCAGGCGATCCACAATGCCAGTAGTCGCGCCGGCGGCCCGTTCATTCGCGTCTCGTGTGCGGCAATTCCTCGCCAGTTGATTGATAGCGAGTTATTTGGGGTGGAGGGGACGGATCGTCAGCCTGGACGCCCTGGGAAGCTGGAGCTGGCCCATGGAGGCGTATTGTATCTCGAAGCTATCGATGCCCTCTCGTTCGATCAACAGACCAGTCTGCTGCGGGTGATAGAGATGGGACGGGTGATCCGTACCGGTGGAGCGCGCCCGATACCGGTTGATGTGCGGGTGATTACCACCGGTCATGGTCTTGAGCAACTGGTGGAAGAGGGTCGTTTTCGCGCCGATCTGTACGCCCGCCTGAGTGCGTTTGTGGTTGATATTCCACCGCTGCGGCAGCGTGGCGACGATATTATCCTGCTGGCTAATCATATGATCCGGCGGTTGAGTGAACAGTTCGGGCGACAAGTGGCGCTCGATCCAGATGCGTTAGCTGCGTTGCGGACGTATCCGTGGCCGGGGAATGTCCGTGAACTGGAAGTGGTGCTGGAGCAGATGGTACAGACGAACGCCAAGAGTGTGCTCACGGTGTCGGATTTGCCCCCGGCCATTGCTCGCCACACCACACCGTTACTCATCTCTGACAGCCCACGTCTGGCCGAAACCCAGGAGTTGAGTGAACGAGACGCCATCTTACGGGCCGGGCGGGCAGCGGGCGGGCGGTTAGGCCGGGCAGCCGCGTTGTTGGGGATCAGTCGGGCCACCCTCTGGCGTAAGATGACCCGTTATCGAATTTCGCGTGAGGATATGGTACCGTAG
- a CDS encoding glycosyl hydrolase: MRQLTGPCRLVLLCLVAGLLCADALIPHDRVTQPFAIRALAESRAVGINSHLTTRYPDSATMPIPAAILADLGVQWVREDLHWHRIQPDPATWDWTFSDAALSALHRQRLQVLAVLGPAVGWATPDPTDHPNHISFAAPDEAAFVAYVAAVVQRYRHVVKHWQVWNEPDQALFWRPAPDPEQYTRLLTATARTIRAIDPTATIVLGGINPFETSFLRAIAAYGGWHAFDVIAIHPYVDPLNPVEGNLIAAADGVRAIAARYGWKPVWATEVGWASGASDRDPLALIDAAQQAAYLPQAYYALWQGGVSHVFWYALKDDPHNTYGLFAYGSGRADFSRAKPVAAALRDLAASMPTVDAAMPVTTIHLLDRQVAWQRPAQPNGSIRQAQDGLHIAYRFTTRANDYVAFELREPIALPAHTRALMVRLSGDGSAHHLRLWVRDAEGERFALTVGMIGPEADQVLSAPIGYRALQYGYVSGEGNRRPDAPLALQAIVVDDQYDGWSGVGELIIGEIAALVGEAGDGSYYTLPVGDTRPGTASEMTVKITAGAAVWLRHTIPATR, from the coding sequence ATGCGACAATTGACCGGCCCCTGTCGTCTGGTATTGCTGTGCCTGGTTGCCGGGTTGTTGTGTGCTGACGCGCTCATCCCGCATGATCGGGTTACACAACCATTTGCAATCCGCGCCCTGGCGGAGTCGCGTGCAGTTGGGATCAACAGCCATCTCACTACCCGTTACCCCGATTCGGCTACAATGCCAATTCCGGCGGCGATCCTGGCTGATCTCGGTGTGCAATGGGTGCGCGAAGATTTACACTGGCACCGGATTCAGCCCGATCCCGCCACCTGGGATTGGACATTCAGCGATGCCGCACTCTCGGCATTGCACCGGCAGCGCTTGCAGGTACTGGCTGTGTTGGGGCCGGCAGTCGGATGGGCCACGCCCGATCCTACCGATCATCCCAACCATATCTCGTTTGCTGCCCCAGACGAGGCCGCATTTGTGGCGTATGTGGCAGCGGTTGTGCAACGTTACCGGCACGTCGTGAAACACTGGCAGGTCTGGAATGAGCCGGATCAGGCGTTATTTTGGCGACCGGCTCCCGATCCTGAGCAGTATACGCGCCTGTTGACCGCAACAGCACGGACGATCCGGGCAATTGATCCAACGGCGACGATTGTGCTGGGAGGGATTAATCCGTTTGAGACCAGTTTTCTGCGGGCGATTGCAGCCTATGGGGGCTGGCATGCCTTTGATGTCATTGCCATCCATCCCTATGTCGATCCGCTGAACCCGGTAGAAGGCAACCTGATCGCTGCGGCTGATGGGGTGAGAGCTATTGCCGCGCGCTATGGCTGGAAACCGGTATGGGCAACTGAAGTTGGCTGGGCAAGTGGGGCGAGCGACCGCGATCCGCTGGCGCTGATTGATGCTGCGCAACAGGCGGCCTATTTGCCGCAGGCGTACTATGCCCTCTGGCAGGGCGGAGTCAGCCATGTTTTCTGGTACGCGCTGAAAGATGATCCGCACAACACGTATGGCTTGTTCGCGTATGGCAGCGGACGGGCCGATTTCAGTCGCGCCAAGCCGGTAGCGGCTGCCCTGCGCGATCTGGCAGCATCTATGCCCACGGTGGACGCAGCTATGCCAGTGACGACCATTCACCTGCTTGATCGGCAGGTGGCATGGCAACGTCCCGCCCAACCAAATGGATCGATCCGGCAAGCACAGGACGGCTTGCATATTGCGTATCGGTTCACCACCCGCGCCAATGATTACGTCGCCTTTGAGCTGCGGGAACCAATCGCACTGCCTGCCCATACCAGAGCATTGATGGTGCGTCTGTCTGGCGATGGCAGTGCGCATCATCTGCGTCTTTGGGTACGCGACGCCGAGGGTGAACGTTTCGCGCTGACCGTTGGGATGATTGGCCCGGAAGCGGATCAGGTTTTATCGGCGCCAATCGGGTATCGGGCGCTCCAGTATGGGTATGTTTCTGGTGAGGGCAATCGGCGTCCCGATGCACCACTGGCATTGCAGGCGATTGTGGTTGACGATCAGTATGATGGGTGGAGTGGTGTGGGAGAGTTGATCATTGGCGAGATTGCTGCATTGGTCGGTGAAGCCGGTGATGGTAGTTATTACACATTACCGGTCGGCGACACACGACCGGGCACTGCATCAGAGATGACAGTCAAGATCACGGCGGGTGCGGCAGTGTGGCTGCGGCACACCATACCGGCGACACGATGA